One segment of Microbacterium arborescens DNA contains the following:
- a CDS encoding flagellar biosynthetic protein FliO, with product MRCASRGSSRTRRPDIDDLLLALRVVVSLGVVLGIVWVLQRRFSRSGGIGGLGGAAGARARGARSRRSARSDAVTDITVVAKRGIGPKAQVAVVEIDGARYVLGITEGGVSMLDRIDPASDAPSRDAEHDELGTSRPALRDVAGGAPLSPPVPLLRSQARAERTARPAIMTARDAAQVLRRALGA from the coding sequence ATGCGGTGCGCATCACGCGGATCATCGAGAACGCGGAGGCCTGACATCGACGATCTGCTGCTCGCGCTGCGCGTCGTCGTCTCGCTCGGCGTCGTGCTCGGCATCGTGTGGGTGCTGCAGCGCCGCTTCTCGCGGAGCGGCGGCATCGGCGGCCTCGGCGGTGCGGCGGGCGCCCGGGCGAGAGGCGCGCGGAGCCGGAGGTCGGCACGCTCGGATGCCGTCACCGACATCACCGTCGTCGCCAAGCGCGGCATCGGGCCGAAGGCGCAGGTCGCCGTGGTCGAGATCGACGGCGCCCGCTACGTGCTCGGCATCACCGAGGGCGGCGTGTCGATGCTCGATCGGATCGACCCTGCCTCCGATGCCCCGTCACGGGATGCCGAGCACGACGAGCTCGGCACGAGCCGTCCGGCTCTGCGGGATGTCGCGGGCGGCGCGCCCCTGAGCCCGCCGGTGCCCCTCCTGCGATCGCAGGCCCGCGCCGAACGCACCGCCCGCCCGGCGATCATGACCGCGCGTGATGCCGCACAGGTGCTGCGCCGCGCCCTGGGCGCGTGA
- the fliP gene encoding flagellar type III secretion system pore protein FliP (The bacterial flagellar biogenesis protein FliP forms a type III secretion system (T3SS)-type pore required for flagellar assembly.) yields the protein MLVAASTPSSNGGISVDINGIDGTPSSSVLTLIGITLLSVAPALLLMMSSFTKIFVVLAMTRNALSLPTIPPNQVLAGLALFLTLFVMWPVLTEINTVAVQPYVDGSLTFTDAVGVGTDPLRTWMLSFTREEDLALMTRFAGAENPEDPASVPMITLIPAFMISELRAAFIIGFVIFVPFLVIDLVVAAALMSMGMMMLPPVMISLPFKILLFVLVDGWGLILRTLMESYGAGG from the coding sequence GTGCTCGTCGCCGCCTCGACGCCGTCGTCGAACGGCGGCATCTCCGTCGACATCAACGGCATCGACGGTACGCCCTCATCGTCGGTGCTGACGCTGATCGGCATCACGCTGCTGTCGGTCGCCCCGGCGCTGCTGCTCATGATGTCGTCGTTCACGAAGATCTTCGTGGTGCTGGCGATGACCCGGAACGCGCTGTCGCTGCCCACGATCCCGCCCAACCAGGTGCTCGCGGGCCTCGCCCTGTTCCTGACCCTCTTCGTCATGTGGCCCGTGCTGACCGAGATCAACACGGTCGCCGTGCAGCCCTACGTCGACGGCTCGCTGACGTTCACCGATGCGGTGGGCGTCGGCACCGACCCGCTGCGCACCTGGATGCTGTCGTTCACGCGCGAGGAGGACCTCGCCCTGATGACGCGGTTCGCGGGGGCCGAGAACCCCGAGGATCCGGCGAGCGTCCCGATGATCACCCTCATCCCGGCGTTCATGATCTCCGAGCTGCGTGCGGCCTTCATCATCGGCTTCGTCATCTTCGTGCCGTTCCTCGTCATCGACCTCGTCGTGGCCGCGGCGCTGATGTCGATGGGCATGATGATGCTCCCGCCGGTGATGATCTCGCTGCCCTTCAAGATCCTGCTGTTCGTCCTCGTCGACGGGTGGGGACTCATCCTCCGCACCCTCATGGAGAGTTACGGAGCGGGCGGATGA
- the fliQ gene encoding flagellar biosynthesis protein FliQ has translation MNPEAVLDIGMEGVVLAAKLAAPLLITALVVGFAISLLQSITQIQEVTLSFVPKAVAVAIALVVCGHWMIAEAIAFTHTMFDRIPHLLSGG, from the coding sequence GTGAACCCTGAGGCCGTCCTCGACATCGGCATGGAGGGCGTCGTGCTCGCCGCGAAGCTGGCCGCGCCCCTGCTGATCACGGCGCTCGTGGTCGGCTTCGCCATCTCGCTCCTGCAGTCGATCACGCAGATCCAGGAGGTCACGCTCTCGTTCGTGCCGAAGGCCGTCGCCGTCGCGATCGCGCTGGTCGTCTGCGGGCATTGGATGATCGCCGAGGCGATCGCCTTCACCCACACCATGTTCGACCGCATCCCGCACCTGCTCTCGGGCGGTTGA